One genomic segment of Rhizobium gallicum bv. gallicum R602sp includes these proteins:
- a CDS encoding phosphatase PAP2 family protein, producing MTASLADKLSGSQVRFPPSAAASFIGLFCLWWALLLIFHTFPQVDIVASWHFFLVDTCKASDAATQVCGHFPSRQTAFLDTLRTIFFRLPYVVAAVQLAMLIACYWRHGATFNALRARNLKIALASLLLGPGLIANVILKEHWGRPRPIETLNFGGTLDFVQAGSLAGKCISNCSFVSGEAASAGWLLCLVMLIPQPARTGLFLPILAISFLTPLMRLSFGAHYLSDIVLGWLLAIVVFAGVYAFTEFITQAQKILNFE from the coding sequence GTGACCGCTAGTCTTGCAGACAAATTATCCGGCTCCCAAGTTCGCTTTCCGCCCAGCGCGGCAGCTAGTTTCATCGGCCTCTTCTGTCTGTGGTGGGCGCTGCTTCTAATATTCCATACCTTCCCGCAGGTCGACATCGTGGCCTCGTGGCATTTCTTTCTCGTCGATACCTGCAAAGCCTCGGACGCAGCGACACAGGTTTGCGGACATTTCCCCTCCCGTCAGACAGCCTTTTTGGACACGCTCAGAACGATCTTCTTCCGGCTGCCATATGTTGTGGCGGCCGTTCAACTCGCCATGCTGATCGCGTGCTACTGGCGTCACGGAGCAACGTTCAACGCGCTTCGGGCCCGAAATCTCAAGATCGCTCTGGCATCGCTGCTGCTCGGACCCGGCCTTATCGCGAACGTCATCCTCAAGGAGCATTGGGGCCGGCCGCGGCCGATCGAGACCCTCAATTTCGGCGGTACCCTCGATTTCGTGCAGGCGGGATCGCTTGCAGGAAAGTGCATTTCGAACTGCTCGTTTGTCTCCGGAGAGGCCGCAAGCGCCGGCTGGCTGCTCTGTCTCGTCATGCTGATACCACAGCCGGCACGAACCGGACTATTCCTGCCGATTCTGGCGATCTCTTTCCTCACGCCGCTGATGCGGCTTTCCTTCGGCGCGCACTACCTTTCCGATATCGTACTCGGCTGGCTATTGGCGATTGTCGTTTTTGCCGGCGTCTATGCGTTTACCGAATTCATCACACAGGCCCAAAAAATTCTGAATTTTGAATGA